ATTGTACGCGTGTCTGACTACCAAGTACGCTTTGAGTTATTTCACCCCGAGAGCAGCTTTTTAACTAATATGGCCACCGACTTTGCGGTAGTGCTTTCGCAAGAGTACGCCATGCAACTAAAGGCGCGCGACCAAGCTAATTTATTTGACCAATACCCCATTGGCACTGGTCCTTATATTTACAAAGAGTACCGCCGTGACCACCTAGTGCGTTTTTATCGTAATCCACTTTACTGGAAGCACGATGTAGCTCTTGAGCAACTGGTTTACGATATTACCCCTAACGGCACCACGCGTATTGCTAAAATGCTGACTAAAGAGTGCGATGTAACCGCCCACCCAAGTAGCGCTCAGTTAAGTATTTTAACCCAACGCGACGATATTAACGTTGAAAAAGAGACCAATTTAAATATTGGTTATTGGGCATTTAACACCGAGCGAGCTCCCTTTGACGATATTAAAGTGCGTAAAGCCCTTGCCCATGCTATAGACATAGAAAAAATAATGCAGGCGGTTTATTACGGTAATGGAATACGCGCGCAATCTATTTTGCCGCCGACCTCTTGGGGCTTTGAACCACAGGCAAAAATGCCGATGTTTGACCCAGAGCTTGCTAAAAAACTACTTATTGAAGCGGGCCTGCCTAATGGCTTTGATATGACAATATGGGCTATGCCAGTAAGTCGTATTTATAACCCTAATGCACGTAAAATGGCCGAGCTAATGCAAAGCGATTTGCGCAAAATAGGTGTTAACGTAAGTATTGTAGAGTATGAGTGGAATACTTTTATTCAGCGCATTGGTGAGCACCGCCACGATAGCGTATTACTTGGCTGGGCGGCTGATACACCCGACCCAGATAACTTTTTTAGCCCGCTATTAAGTTGCACCGCGACCTTTAGCGGTAAAAACCCAGCTAACTGGTGTAATCCACAATTTGACCTATTGCTTACCCAAGCGCTCGACACCACAGATTTAAGTTTACGAAAACAATATTACGAGCAAGTACAGGCGCTTATTATTGATCAGCTCCCGTTACTGCCCATTGCGCACGGCATGCGTTTTCAAGCAAACAGTGCTGATGTAGAGGGCATAACCCTTGGCCCATTTGGTGCTATTTCATTGGCAAACGCGAGGAAAAAATAATGATTTTAGATTATATCCTTCGCCGCTTAGGCTTGTTTTTGTTTATGATTTTAATGCTGAGCATTTTTACTTTTTCACTTAGCTATTTGTTCCCTGGGGACCCGCTTAGTAATTTAAGTGGTATACCTAGCGGTAACTTTTCTCAGCACAGCGAACTTGAAGACAAATACTTGTATAACAGTAATTATATTATGCAATATTTGGCGTTTTTAGGCCGTATTTTTCAAGGTGATTGGGGGGT
The sequence above is drawn from the Pseudoalteromonas espejiana DSM 9414 genome and encodes:
- a CDS encoding ABC transporter substrate-binding protein produces the protein MHKILLVLLASTLTGCFESKEEIIEEKNQGLVYCAEANPVSFNPQVTTTGSTIDIIANQLFDRLISIDPLTADFKSELATDWKISNDGKSVTFTLRKGVNFHSTSYFTPTRDFNADDVIFTFSRLFDVYNPYHFVGDANYPYFQSVGIDQLIRKIVRVSDYQVRFELFHPESSFLTNMATDFAVVLSQEYAMQLKARDQANLFDQYPIGTGPYIYKEYRRDHLVRFYRNPLYWKHDVALEQLVYDITPNGTTRIAKMLTKECDVTAHPSSAQLSILTQRDDINVEKETNLNIGYWAFNTERAPFDDIKVRKALAHAIDIEKIMQAVYYGNGIRAQSILPPTSWGFEPQAKMPMFDPELAKKLLIEAGLPNGFDMTIWAMPVSRIYNPNARKMAELMQSDLRKIGVNVSIVEYEWNTFIQRIGEHRHDSVLLGWAADTPDPDNFFSPLLSCTATFSGKNPANWCNPQFDLLLTQALDTTDLSLRKQYYEQVQALIIDQLPLLPIAHGMRFQANSADVEGITLGPFGAISLANARKK